The nucleotide sequence CAAAATCCTCGGTGAAGGCGAGCTTGAGCCTGCGCAAGTCGACCTGGGGCGGCACGGCCCAGCGCGCGGGCTGCCCGCGCACCGCCTCGCCCGGCAGCGTGTAGGCGAGCGGATCGCGCGCATCGTCGCTCGCCATCACCGACAGCATCAGCGCGGTGTCGGCAACGTTGCGCGCCATCGGCCCGTCGGTCGACAAGCACGACCAGCCATGGGCACGCTTGTCGCTGGCGACGAGTCCATAGGACGGCCTCATGCCGACGATGCCGCAGAAGCCGGCCGGATTGCGCAAGCTGCCGCCGGTGTCCGAGCCCGAGGCGAGCGGCGCCATCCCGCAGGCGAGCGCCGCGGCCGAGCCGCCGGAGGAGCCGGCCGCCGAGCGCAACGTGTCGAACGGATTGCCGGTGGCGCCGAACACGGGATTGCGGGTGTTGCCGCCCGCAGCCCATTCCGGCGTGTTGGTCTTGCCGAAGATCACCGCACCCGCCGCCCGCAGCCGCGCCACCGAGGCCTGGTCGGCCACCGGCACGTTGTCGGCGAGGATCGGGCTGCCATAGGTCGAGCGCATCCCGGCGGTGTCCTGGGTGTCCTTGATCAGCACCGGCAAACCGTGCAGCGGACCCTTGTCCTCGCCCTTGGCGAGCTCAGCCTCGGCGCGCTTGGCGGCTGCCCGGGCGCCGGCCTCATCGAGGGTCACCACGGCATTGACCGCCGAGTTGACCGCCGCGATCCGCTCCAGGCAGGACTCGAGCAGCGCCACAGGCGAGATGGCCTTTGATTTCAGCAGCTTGACCAGCTCGCCGGCAGTCTTGTCGCAAATCGAGTCCACAGGGCTTCTCTTTTCTGTTTCGGAAAACTATTTAGCACATAAGAAATCGAATGCACGACTTAAAAACGCAATGTTCCACCGCGCGTCACGCATGGGCGTGAGCCCCCGGTCCAGCCCATTGATTCACCAACCAGTTTCGCGCGACATTCCCCGACTGCCGGCCGCGCCGCAGACAACCCGATCCGCTAACGGATTTTCCGGAGCCCTGAAGTGACCGACACCGTCGTCAGCGAGACCGCCGCCGAAGGCCCGCATTCCCAGCTCGGCCACTGCCTGAAGGCGGCCCGCCAGGCGCGCGGCCTGACCCTGAAGCAGGTGGCGGAGAAGACCGGCATGGCGCTGTCGACCCTCTCCAAGGTCGAGAACGGCCTGATGTCGCTGACCTACGACAAGCTGCTGCAGCTCACCTCAGGCCTGCAGATGGACATCGCCGAGTTGTTCAGCCCGGCCGCGCCGCGCCCCGAGGCCGGCCGCGCCGTGACCGCCCGCCGCAGCATCAGCCGCGCCGGCCAGGGCCAGGTGGTGAACACCAAGTTCTACACCTACACCTATCAATGCACCGACCTGATCGGCAAACGCATGGTCCCGATGATCACCGAGGTGCGCGCCCGCACATTGGAAGAGTTCGGCCCCCTGCTCCGCCACAGCGGCGAGGAATACTTCCTGGTCACCCGCGGCACCATCGCCGTCCACACCGAGTTCTACGCGCCGGAGATCCTGCACGAAGGCGACGGCATCTATCTCGACAGCACCATGGGCCACGCCTACCTCAACGCGGGTGAAGCGGAGTCCGCGCAGGGCGTCTGTCTGTGCACGAGCGAGCAGGCCGACCTGTTCGAGCAATTGCACCGGATCGCGAAGAAGGATGCGGTGGAGTGAGGGCGTCGACAAATATTGAACCAAAGCGCCCGAGCGATTATGTTGAACAAAGCTGACTTTCGTTCAACAGGTTCAACGCTCATGGCCAAGATGAAAGTTCGGAAGTCGCCGGCTCGCCGGGGCAAGACCAGGGCAAGTGATAAGACGCTGCCGGGCTCCGACATTAAATCCTCAGCCAATCGGGTTGTTGCGGTCGAGACGCGAGTTGACGCTGTCATGCGGGCGGCAGAGCAGTCCGGGCTGCTGAAAGACAAAACCGGCCGCATTGGCGGACGTGTGAGTTCGGAGCTCGTCAGGCAGGCCAAACGTCAAACCGGGATCGAGGCAGATACGGATCTCATCGAGTTTGCGCTTGCGACCATTGCGTTGGAAGACAACTTCGCGACCGTCTTCAAAGAGACCCGCGGCACCGTCGACCCGAAGCTGAAGCTCGGCTTCTGAGGTGGTGGCGTTCGACTTCGATGCGGCTCGGCGCTGGTCGCGCTTTGATCCAGGCAAGACGCTTGCACGACGCCGAGACGAGGAGCTGCCTTTTCTCAGTCCGGACCATATCGCTGGTCAGGGACTGCTGCTCGATACCTGCGTCTATATCGATCAGATGCAGGATCGTTCTCCCGCGATACTGGACGAATTGCTCGCGAGTCGACTGGTCAATCATTGTGCTTTTGCAGCTTGTCCCCGCCGCACGGGCGCTTTTCTATAAGCGACGCGTTCACTAGCACGGATCATTAGTAAACGTCGCCACCGCGTGACGCGCCGTCCGACGGGATGAGCAGCCACGCGCCGGTTGCGGATGTCAGATATCAATCAGAACTTAGCGCCGCCCTCACCGCCTCATCCAGCGGCGTATGCGGCTCCTGCCCGAGCAGTCCGACCAGCCCGCGGTTCTCCAACGCGAGTCCCTGCTTCCACAGCCAGCGCATCTCGATCGCCTCGCGCATGAAGCCGACGAAGGGTGCGGCGAGCCAGAGGATGATCCAGGGGAACGGCTTCACGGGCAGATCGGGCCGGCCGAGGACGCGGCGGACGGCGTCGGTCATGTCGTGGCCCGTCGCATCGTAATGCCCCGCAAAATTCAGCATCGTGTAGTTGGGCAGATCGGCGCGGATGTCGACCAGGCGGGCGAAGGTCTCGGCCAGATCGGGGACGTAGGCCCAGGCGTGGCCGATGCCCGGCCGTGTCAGGCGCTGCACGGATGTCGCGGCCATGCCGCCCTTCGCCAGCACCTGGGCAAACCACGAATTGGTCACGCCGGGACCGAAGAAGTCGCCGGCCCTGATGGCGATGACGCGGACGCCGTGGTCGCGCGCGGCCTGCTCCAGCATCTCCTCCATCTCGAGTCGCACCTGCCCCTTCCGCGTCGTCGGCCGCCGCGGCGTCGTTTCACTGACGACCGAAGGCGATGCTGATGAGTAGACGTAGACGTTGCCCGGAAACAGGATCGTCGCGCCGACCGCCTTGGCGGCTGCGATGGTGTTAGCGAGCATCGGCAGCGCATCCTCGCGCCAGCGCGCATAGCGCGGCGGATTGACGCCGTGCACGATCAGGCTGGCGCCCTCGGCAGCCGCGCGCACGGAGGCCGCATCGCGCGCATCGCCGTCGCGCCAGTCGACCGGGAAAGCAAAGGACGGCCGCTCGGCCGGCCGCCGGCGCGTCAGCGCACGGAGGGTGAAGCCGCGCTGGGCCAGCGCCTTGGCAATGGCGCCGCCGATGGCGCCGGTCAGGCCGAGGATCAAGGCGGTCGGGACGGTGGTGTCGTGGGACATGGGTCGATCTCCTGCTGTCCCAGCTATTTGGCCCGATGGCATCAAAACGAAAATTGCCAATCATTCTTGAGATGCTATACATTTTCGTATGATAGAGCCTTCGGACTGGAGCCTGCTGCGTTCGTTCCTCGCCGTCGTCAGGCGGGGCAGCCTGTCCGCGGCGGCGCGCGCGACCGGGCTGACGCAGCCGACCATCGGCCGGCACATCGACGAGCTGGAAGCCGGCCTCGGCGTCGCCCTGTTCACCCGCTCCCAGGCCGGCCTGCTGCCGACCGAAGCGGCGGCGGCGCTGGTGCCGCATGCCGAGGCGATGGAGGCGGCGTTCGCCGCATTGGTGCGCGCGGCCAGGACCGGCGGCGATGCAGGGCAGCCGCGCGGCGTGGTCCGGATCTCGGCGAGCGAGATCGTCGGCACCTTCGTGCTGCCGCCGATCCTCGCCGGCATCCGCAGGCGCTATCCGGAGATCGTCATCGAGCTCGTGCTGAACAACCGCACCGACGATCTGCTCAGGCGCGACGCCGACATCGCGGTGCGGATGATCCGGCCGAAGCAGGACGGCCTTGTTGCACGGCGGCTCGGCCGCATCCCACTCGGCCTCTACGCCCACCGCGACTACATCGCGCGCTTCGGCCTGCCCGACACGATCGAGGCGCTCAAGGTGCATCAAATCATCGGCTTCGACCGCGACGATCATTCGGCGCGCTCGGTCGCCAGCGCACAGCTGCCGCTCTCGCGCGAGCTCTTCTCCTATCGCACCGATTCCGACGTCGCCCAGGTCACCGCGATCGAAGCCGGCCTGGGAATCGGCGGCATGCAGACGGCGATGGCCCGCCGCAATCCGGCGCTGGTCCCGGTGCTCGCCGACCAGATCGCCTTCGAGCTCGAGTGCTGGCTCGCCGTGCACGAGGACCAGAAGGACGCCCCGCCGATCCGCGCGCTGTTCGACGGGCTGGCGGAGGGACTGGCGCGGTGGGTCAGCGAGGGCAGCCGCTGACGGAGCAGAGCCTCAATCGGGATCTTGCTGCGGTCCCGGCAGATCGAGCGCCGAGCGCAAGCGGCCCTGCCCCCGCCGATACAAGGTGGCGTAGCTCGCGGCCGCCAACAGGTCGGGATAGGGCTCGAAGCCGTCGACGACCTTGTTGAAGGGGATCTGGCCGCAGCCCGGCACGTCGCATTTCGGCTTGCCCTTCGGGCAGGTGTTGTAATTGCAGAGCCGGCCGAGATAGCGATCGGTCCCGGGCTCGATCAGAAAGATCTCGACCTGGTGATTGGCGGTGCTTGGCCCGTGGCCGGCCTTGTAGGCATTGAGCAGCGCGGCATCCCGCGCGCGGCGGATCGCGTCGAGCCGATGCTGCGACCTGATCCAGACCGCGAGGTCGAGATCCCCGCACTCGTGCCAGACCTCGATGCCGGCGCGGCGATACGCGCGAAAGCGCGGCACCTCCTTCCACAGCGGCTTGGCGACCGAGCCGATCACCGCGATCGCTTCGATTTCCTCGAACGCGGCCAGCGCATCCGTCACGATGTCCGCGGCCCTGCGGAAGTCGTGCTGCTGACGCAGCAGGTAATCATTCTGCTGTTTGATCTCGGTGCGTGATACCATGGTTGTCCAAGTCGATTTTGCGAGCCGTCTGCGCTCGGCTCCGCCGCAGCTGACGGGTCAAGCGGATCATGGGCCTGCTCACTTGCCGTCGTCGAGATGCACCAGCACTGCGGCATTGGCGATGATGATCGCATCGCTGCCGGCCTCGGCCGGAATCTCCAGCCCGCCCTTCACGGCGGTGACCGTCACCGTGCCATAGGGCAGCTCCTTGGCGACCGCGTCGGTGTCGACCGCCTCCGGATTGGGAACCGCGACGGTGACGTCGACCAGCATGTCCTGCGGCGTCTTGCCGACCATGCGGAAAAAGCCGAGGCTGGAATGGCGGATCGCATCCGACACCGCGCGCTTGGCAGCCTTGGTAGCGTCGCGGCCATGGACGTCGACGCCCATGCCCATCTCGGTGATACAGCGAATGCGCGCCATGGCGGTGTTCCCTTGAAATTGCGTTTGCTTGGCGCGCGACCTTAGCGCCGTGCCCGCGAAGCGCAACCGACCTCAGGCGATCACGACCTCGCCGACGACGCCGCGCAACGCGCCGAGCGCGGGCTGGTCGGCGGCGCGCGCATCTGTGACCAGACTGTCGATGCGGTCCGGCGCGCAATAGGCAACGCGACTGGTCTGGCCGATCTTGCTGTGGTCGGCGAGAATCACCACGCGCTTGGCGGCGGCCGTCATTGCGCGTGCGACGTTCGCCTCCTCGATGTCGAAGCTGGTCGCGCCGTAGCGGTGATCGACGCCGACCGGCGACAGCAGCGCGACATCGGCCTGCCAGCGCTGGATCTCCGCCACGGTGGTCGAACCGAAAGTCGCCGGCAAGGTGCTGCCGAGTTCGCCGCCGAGCACGATGACGCGGTTGCTGCGCTCACCGGGAGCTCCGCCGATAATGGTCGCGACCTCGAACGAGTTGGTGACGATCGTAAGACCCGACAACGTCGCAAGCTCGCGGGCGAGGATCGAGACCGTCGAGCCGACGTCGAGGAACAGCGTCTGGCCGGGACTGACCATGCGCGCCGCAGCCTGCGCGATGCGCGTCTTCTCGGCGAGACGCACGCGGGCGCGCACCGTGATCGGCGGCTCGGCCTCCGGCGCGATCGCGGCGACGCCGCCATGGACGCGGCGCAGCTCGCCGCGCGCCTCCAGCGCCAGCACGTCGCGGCGCACGGTTTCGCGGGAGACGCCGAGGTCGGTGGCGATGCGGTCCGTCGTCGCGCGGCCGACGGTGGCAAGCAGTGCGCGGATGCGCTGGTGGCGGTCTTCCTGCAGCATCATCGGCGCCCGCCGCGCGCCAGCCATCTCAGCGCCAGCTGCGTGACAAGTGCCGACGCGCAGACCACCGCCATGATGCAGGTCGAGAATGCCGCGGCCTGCGAGACGAAGCCGGCCTCGTCGAGCCGCATCACCGAGACGGCGGCCATGCCGAGTGATGGCGTGACCAGGAAGATGACGGCCGACAACGTCACCATCGATCGCATGAACAGGAAGAAGAACACCGAGACCAAGATGGGCGACATCACGGGAATGATGACATTGGCGAGCACTTGCGCAGCGCCGCTGCCGAGGCAGGTCGCGGCTTCCTCCAGCGCCGGCGGCACCGCGCGCATGCCGGTCACCATCGTGAGAAAGCCCTGGGTGTGGTAGTGATAGAAGTTGCAGAGAGCGAGCAGCAAGGTCGAGCCGTACAGCACCGAGAGCGGCGATCCCGCGATGTTGAAGGCGAAGATGTAGGACAGGCCGAGCACGAGGCCGGGCACGCCGACCGGCATGACCGCAACGAGATAAACGATCTTGGCAGGCCATGACGGCAGTCGGCGGATGCCATAGACCAAAGCGAACAGCAACAACGTGCCGAGGCCGGCGGCGATCACCGAGACCAGCAGCGAGGTCCACAGCGGCGCGTAGCCGCCGCTCAAGGTGATGTCGTAGTGCTTCAGCGTGAAGGTCAGCCGGTAGGGCCACAGCCGCATGAAGCTTGCATAGATCACGACACCGATGACGGCGAGCACGGAGAGCGTCGCAAGGCCGCTGACGATCGCGAGCGTCACGTCCCGCGCCGGTACGAAGCTCGTCTGCGGCGGCACGGCGCCCTCGGATCCACCGCCGAACTGGCGCTGCGCGGCCACGCGCTCGATGTAGACGGCGAGCCCCGTCGGCGCGAGCAGGAGCAGACCGACGACGGCACCGATGCCGAACTTCATCTGTCCCGTGACCTGGTTGTAGATCTCGGTCGCCAGCACCGCATAGTCGCCGCCGATGACGGCGGCATTGCCGAAATCGGTGATGGTGACCGTGAAGACGACGAAGCCCGCGCTCAGCAGGCCGAACTTCACGTTCGGCAGGGTGATGTCGAAAAACTGCCGCCACCGCCCCGCCCCCATCACCTCGGCGGCGTCGTAGTAGCGCGCATCGGCATGGGCGAGCGCAGCTTTCAGGATCAGCACCGCCTGCGGAAGGGCGTAGAGCACGTCGGCGATCAGCAGGCCCGGGAAGCCGTAGATATCGATGCGCTTGCCGAGCATGCCGCTGATCAGGCCGTTGCGCCCGAGCAGGAAGATCAGCCCGAGCCCGAGCACCAGCGACGGCGCCAGCATCGGCAGCGCCAGCACCGCGGAGATGAGGCGCGCGCCGGGCACGCGGGTCCGGGTCATCGTGTAGGCGAGCACGAAGCCGAGGATGAGGCAGACGGCGGTCGTGGCGAGCCCGAGCATCAGGCTGTTCAAAGTGGCCTTGACGATGCCGGGCGTGCGCAGAAGTGCGAGATAGTTGGCAAAGCCGATGCTGCCGTCGTCGGCGACGAGGCTGCGCCACAGCATCATCGCCAGCGGGAAGAGGAAGAAGATGAGCAGCGCAACACATGGCAGCGCGATGGCGACAGCGATCAGCGGCCGGTCATTGCCGGTGCGCCGCAGACGGAAGCCGGTGCGCTCGGCGACCTCGACCGCGGCAATGCTCACGCGCGCACCCAGCCGCAGCCGGAGACATCGGCGGAGACGGCCACAGCGGCTCCGGGCGCGACTCCGTCGATCGCGCTGGTCTGCACCAGCAGCTCGCGGCCCTTCCAAGCCACGCGGGTGCGGCTGATGTTGCCGAGGAAGCTGATGTCGACCACCCTCGCCTCGCCGGACGCAAGGGGCTGAAGCCGCACCTGCTCGGGACGAAGGCAGGCGAGGAAATCAGCATCGGCGCCGTCGGGGCGAGAGGCCAGCAATGCCGGCAGCGCGTCACGCACCCAGTCGGTCGGCAGCAGGTTGCTGCTGCCCATGAAGTCAGCGACGAACTTCGTCGCCGGACGCAGATAAAGCTCCTGCGGAGTGCCGACCTGCTCGATACGGCCGCCATTCATGCAGACGATCCGGTCGGACAGCATCATCGCCTCCTCCTGGTCGTGCGTGACCATGATGGTGGGGATGCCGAGCCGGCGCTGCAGCTCGCGGATTTCGACGCGCAGATCGGCGCGCACCTTGGCGTCGAGCGCAGAAAGAGGCTCATCGAGCAGGATCAGCCGCGGATCGACCGCCACCGCGCGCGCAAGCGCGACGCGCTGCTGCTGGCCGCCGGACAACTGATAAGGCAACCGGTCGGCCAGATGCGGCAGCTTGATCAGCTCCAGCAGTTCGGCCACGCGCGCGGCGATCCTGCTACGCTCGACTTTGCGGATACGCATGCCGTAGCCGATGTTCTCGGCCACCGTCATGTTGGGAAACAACGAGTAGGACTGGAACACGATGCCGAAGCCGCGCTCGCGCGCCGGCACCGCGCTGAGGTCCTTTCCGTCGAGCAGCAGCCGGCCCGAGTCCTGCGTCAGCAGCCCGGCGATGATCCGCAGCAAGGTGGTCTTGCCGCAGCCGCTCGGCCCGAGCAGGCAGACGAACTCGCTACCCTCGACCTTCAGCGAGATGCGGTCGAGGGCTGTGAAATCGTCGAACGTCTTGTGCAGCCGGTCGAGCTCGAGCGTCATGATCCGCTCCGCTCAGCGGCCGATGCTGGTCTGCCAGGTCTTCAGGATGCCGTCGCGCTCTTTGGCGGAGCGGGCGAAGTCGATCGGATACACCGCCTTGGCGACATCTGCAGGAAAGCCCGCGGCCTGCGCGGCCTTCGACGGCGGCGTGCCCGAGATGGTGACGAGCTCCTTGTAGCTGGTGTAGAGCGCGGCGGCTTCCGGCGACAAGGTCCAGTCGAGGAAGCGCTTGGCGTCGGCCTTGTTCTTGGCGGCCTTCATCAGCCCGGAGGCCTCGAGCTCATAACCTGCGCCGTCGGTCGGGATCACCATCTTGATCGGAAAACCCTCCTCGATCGACTTGATCGCGGCGAACGCCAGCGAGCCGCCGATCGCGAACTCGCCGCCGCGCGCCGCCTTGCACGGCCGCGAGCCGGACTTGATGTATTGGGCGACGTTGCCGTCGAGGGCTTTCAGGAACTGCCAGCCCTTCTCCTCCCCCTGTGACTGCAGGATGCCGGCGACCTGCATGTAGCCGGTGCCGGACGAGACCGGGTTCGGCAGCACCACCTCGCCCTTGTAGACGGGGTTGGTGAGATCCTTCCACGAGGTCGGCATCGGCAGGTTCTTCGCCTTGAGCACCTCGGTGTTGACGCAGAACGCGGTGACATAACCGGTCGCGGCGAACCAGCTCGCATCAGCACCCTTGGCGGAGGCCGGCAGCTTGTCGGCGCCCTTGACCTCATAGGGTTCGAGCAGCGCGGTGATGCGCGGATCGAGCATGTTGGTGACCGCCCAGCCCCAGATCACGTCATGCTGCGGATTGCCCGCCTCGGCGATGATGCGGGCGCCGAGATCGCCGGTGGAGAGCCGGAGCACCTTGAGGTCGACATCGGGCAGCGCTGTCTTGGCCGCCTTCACATAGTCGGCGATCTCGTCCTCTTCGAGAGCCGTATAGACCGTCACCGTACCAGCCTGCGCAACTGCGCCGAGCATGAGCAGAGCAAGACTCGCGGAGACGCCCTTCAACAACTGCAACATCGTCGTGCCCCTCATGTGCTGCGGCGGGCGCATTCCCGCCCGATCGTCTGTGGATTTGAGTGATTATTTGCAAATTTGTGGAACCACGTCTACGCTGATTGCGCATATGTCGTGCAAATCAGCAATTGCCCACGTTAAAGGCACCTCCCGTTGGGCAGGCGCTCTCTCTTCCCGCGCACGCCGTTTGCAGGTGGATGGCGGGCACGTGGTTTGCGACGACGACATTTGCCGCTGATATTGACCTGACGGCGTGAGGACACAGGGCGG is from Bradyrhizobium sp. ORS 285 and encodes:
- a CDS encoding DeoR/GlpR family DNA-binding transcription regulator — translated: MMLQEDRHQRIRALLATVGRATTDRIATDLGVSRETVRRDVLALEARGELRRVHGGVAAIAPEAEPPITVRARVRLAEKTRIAQAAARMVSPGQTLFLDVGSTVSILARELATLSGLTIVTNSFEVATIIGGAPGERSNRVIVLGGELGSTLPATFGSTTVAEIQRWQADVALLSPVGVDHRYGATSFDIEEANVARAMTAAAKRVVILADHSKIGQTSRVAYCAPDRIDSLVTDARAADQPALGALRGVVGEVVIA
- a CDS encoding amidase; amino-acid sequence: MDSICDKTAGELVKLLKSKAISPVALLESCLERIAAVNSAVNAVVTLDEAGARAAAKRAEAELAKGEDKGPLHGLPVLIKDTQDTAGMRSTYGSPILADNVPVADQASVARLRAAGAVIFGKTNTPEWAAGGNTRNPVFGATGNPFDTLRSAAGSSGGSAAALACGMAPLASGSDTGGSLRNPAGFCGIVGMRPSYGLVASDKRAHGWSCLSTDGPMARNVADTALMLSVMASDDARDPLAYTLPGEAVRGQPARWAVPPQVDLRRLKLAFTEDFGFAPTEQLIRRAFRARVTRIAPLFADAAEATPDCSGADETFAVLRASLFLTQHGKNYRERPEMIGPNVRANVEEGLSYSLEDFSRAAANQTRIYRAYLSFFAKHDVLISPTITLSPRPWSELYPAEIDGVPTKSYFHWLALAYAVTLAGHPALSLPLGVDENGLPFGLQIIGPRGGDALVLGVAAALEQAFAGDAELRRPQPDLAKLAALPPLAQTPGFMAWD
- a CDS encoding NAD-dependent epimerase/dehydratase family protein, whose protein sequence is MSHDTTVPTALILGLTGAIGGAIAKALAQRGFTLRALTRRRPAERPSFAFPVDWRDGDARDAASVRAAAEGASLIVHGVNPPRYARWREDALPMLANTIAAAKAVGATILFPGNVYVYSSASPSVVSETTPRRPTTRKGQVRLEMEEMLEQAARDHGVRVIAIRAGDFFGPGVTNSWFAQVLAKGGMAATSVQRLTRPGIGHAWAYVPDLAETFARLVDIRADLPNYTMLNFAGHYDATGHDMTDAVRRVLGRPDLPVKPFPWIILWLAAPFVGFMREAIEMRWLWKQGLALENRGLVGLLGQEPHTPLDEAVRAALSSD
- a CDS encoding LysR family transcriptional regulator, translating into MIEPSDWSLLRSFLAVVRRGSLSAAARATGLTQPTIGRHIDELEAGLGVALFTRSQAGLLPTEAAAALVPHAEAMEAAFAALVRAARTGGDAGQPRGVVRISASEIVGTFVLPPILAGIRRRYPEIVIELVLNNRTDDLLRRDADIAVRMIRPKQDGLVARRLGRIPLGLYAHRDYIARFGLPDTIEALKVHQIIGFDRDDHSARSVASAQLPLSRELFSYRTDSDVAQVTAIEAGLGIGGMQTAMARRNPALVPVLADQIAFELECWLAVHEDQKDAPPIRALFDGLAEGLARWVSEGSR
- a CDS encoding Lin0512 family protein, which encodes MARIRCITEMGMGVDVHGRDATKAAKRAVSDAIRHSSLGFFRMVGKTPQDMLVDVTVAVPNPEAVDTDAVAKELPYGTVTVTAVKGGLEIPAEAGSDAIIIANAAVLVHLDDGK
- a CDS encoding ABC transporter ATP-binding protein, whose amino-acid sequence is MTLELDRLHKTFDDFTALDRISLKVEGSEFVCLLGPSGCGKTTLLRIIAGLLTQDSGRLLLDGKDLSAVPARERGFGIVFQSYSLFPNMTVAENIGYGMRIRKVERSRIAARVAELLELIKLPHLADRLPYQLSGGQQQRVALARAVAVDPRLILLDEPLSALDAKVRADLRVEIRELQRRLGIPTIMVTHDQEEAMMLSDRIVCMNGGRIEQVGTPQELYLRPATKFVADFMGSSNLLPTDWVRDALPALLASRPDGADADFLACLRPEQVRLQPLASGEARVVDISFLGNISRTRVAWKGRELLVQTSAIDGVAPGAAVAVSADVSGCGWVRA
- a CDS encoding ABC transporter substrate-binding protein translates to MLQLLKGVSASLALLMLGAVAQAGTVTVYTALEEDEIADYVKAAKTALPDVDLKVLRLSTGDLGARIIAEAGNPQHDVIWGWAVTNMLDPRITALLEPYEVKGADKLPASAKGADASWFAATGYVTAFCVNTEVLKAKNLPMPTSWKDLTNPVYKGEVVLPNPVSSGTGYMQVAGILQSQGEEKGWQFLKALDGNVAQYIKSGSRPCKAARGGEFAIGGSLAFAAIKSIEEGFPIKMVIPTDGAGYELEASGLMKAAKNKADAKRFLDWTLSPEAAALYTSYKELVTISGTPPSKAAQAAGFPADVAKAVYPIDFARSAKERDGILKTWQTSIGR
- a CDS encoding helix-turn-helix domain-containing protein, translated to MTDTVVSETAAEGPHSQLGHCLKAARQARGLTLKQVAEKTGMALSTLSKVENGLMSLTYDKLLQLTSGLQMDIAELFSPAAPRPEAGRAVTARRSISRAGQGQVVNTKFYTYTYQCTDLIGKRMVPMITEVRARTLEEFGPLLRHSGEEYFLVTRGTIAVHTEFYAPEILHEGDGIYLDSTMGHAYLNAGEAESAQGVCLCTSEQADLFEQLHRIAKKDAVE
- a CDS encoding ABC transporter permease subunit → MSIAAVEVAERTGFRLRRTGNDRPLIAVAIALPCVALLIFFLFPLAMMLWRSLVADDGSIGFANYLALLRTPGIVKATLNSLMLGLATTAVCLILGFVLAYTMTRTRVPGARLISAVLALPMLAPSLVLGLGLIFLLGRNGLISGMLGKRIDIYGFPGLLIADVLYALPQAVLILKAALAHADARYYDAAEVMGAGRWRQFFDITLPNVKFGLLSAGFVVFTVTITDFGNAAVIGGDYAVLATEIYNQVTGQMKFGIGAVVGLLLLAPTGLAVYIERVAAQRQFGGGSEGAVPPQTSFVPARDVTLAIVSGLATLSVLAVIGVVIYASFMRLWPYRLTFTLKHYDITLSGGYAPLWTSLLVSVIAAGLGTLLLFALVYGIRRLPSWPAKIVYLVAVMPVGVPGLVLGLSYIFAFNIAGSPLSVLYGSTLLLALCNFYHYHTQGFLTMVTGMRAVPPALEEAATCLGSGAAQVLANVIIPVMSPILVSVFFFLFMRSMVTLSAVIFLVTPSLGMAAVSVMRLDEAGFVSQAAAFSTCIMAVVCASALVTQLALRWLARGGRR